One window of the Anomaloglossus baeobatrachus isolate aAnoBae1 chromosome 12, aAnoBae1.hap1, whole genome shotgun sequence genome contains the following:
- the LOC142257462 gene encoding signaling lymphocytic activation molecule-like, protein MAVFLFVVFCMFFCHFGGSNLCGNTKMILNGTLGNSLVLYKLNSNPNYAMLYLKYTNYTSKKKLLEHNFDSSKEDHQSNLNSNYQFKKIDSSVVIQKLQNDDERDYELTVEKKDEFEDVCHIEVKVYEQISSLTVVVTEDSQNNTCRVIMKCLMQTGTNVTFSWMRDEEILSNDGSTLEISITKQNANSTFQCTAKNPVSEKSSQYILSSACNPDHGTSYSSLLLYILVPILISVTVIVVIVLIMKKCKRGMSSKPFGHLQSSPQSRPPAPEPVSEQTNEVTHTLYSTVQKPQIRHVYEAASNSQPFSSVYELAGPCRDDAQSQTIRNEETRV, encoded by the exons ATGGCTGTGTTTCTGTTTGTggtgttttgtatgtttttttgccattttg GTGGCTCCAATCTTTGTGGAAATACAAAGATGATATTGAACGGGACCCTTGGAAATTCATTGGTTCTATACAAATTAAATTCGAATCCAAATTATGCAATGCTATACCTAAAATACACAAATTACACATCAAAGAAGAAATTACTGGAACACAATTTTGATTCCTCCAAAGAAGACCACCAAAGTAATCTCAACAGTAATTACCAGTTTAAAAAAATCGATTCATCAGTCGTGATCCAGAAATTACAGAATGACGATGAGAGAGATTATGAGCTCACGGTCGAAAAGAAAGATGAATTCGAGGACGTTTGTCACATTGAGGTCAAAGTCTATG AACAGATCTCCAGTTTGACAGTGGTTGTAACAGAGGATTCCCAGAATAACACCTGTAGGGTCATCATGAAGTGTCTGATGCAGACCGGAACGAATGTGACTTTTAGCTGGATGAGAGATGAGGAGATCCTGAGTAATGACGGTAGCACTTTAGAGATCAGCATCACCAAACAGAACGCTAACAGCACCTTCCAGTGCACTGCCAAAAATCCTGTAAGCGAGAAGTCAAGCCAATATATACTATCATCTGCCTGCAACCCAGATCACG GTACCAGTTATTCTTCGTTATTACTTTATATTTTGGTTCCGATATTGATCAGTGTTACAGTAATTGTGGTGATAGTTTTGATAATGAAAAAATGCAAAAGGG GCATGTCCTCAAAACCATTCGGTCATCTACAAAGTAGCCCACAAAGTAGACCACCAGCCCCTGAACCAGTATCAGAACAAACCAATGAAGTTACCCACACATTGTACTCCACAGTCCAGAAACCTCAG ATTCGACATGTATACGAAGCTGCATCCAATAGCCAGCCTTTTTCATCGGTGTATGAATTGGCCGGTCCTTGCAGAGATGATGCTCAATCACAGACTATACGCAACGAAGAGACCAGAGTGT
- the LOC142257710 gene encoding T-lymphocyte surface antigen Ly-9-like isoform X2 — protein sequence MVLLLLFLIPAWGVFLDRPTLSAKFGGSILFHVNISKNTDITSIFWNHNKKMLAIDKPEQFKVINSRFLNRVASQQPSFSLRLSNLTEDDNGIYEAEIYTNGPTIHRTFKLQVSECHTCGVQSTKCNILLVIILGILGVFFNR from the exons ATGGTGCTGCTCCTTCTTTTTCTGATACCGGCATGGG GTGTCTTCCTAGACAGACCTACACTGTCAGCAAAATTTGGTGGCTCCATCTTGTTCCACGTCAACATATCAAAGAATACTGACATAACCAGTATATTTTGGAACCACAACAAGAAAATGTTGGCCATTGACAAGCCAGAACAATTTAAAGTCATCAACAGCAGGTTTCTCAACCGGGTGGCTTCCCAACAGCCCAGTTTTTCTTTAAGGTTGAGTAATCTGACTGAAGACGACAATGGGATTTACGAAGCTGAAATATACACTAATGGGCCGACTATCCATAGAACCTTCAAACTACAAGTGAGCG AATGCCACACATGTGGGGTCCAGTCGACGAAGTGTAACATTCTGCTGGTCATCATCCTGGGAATTCTTGGCGTCTTCTTCAACCGCTGA
- the LOC142257710 gene encoding T-lymphocyte surface antigen Ly-9-like isoform X1, which yields MVLLLLFLIPAWGVFLDRPTLSAKFGGSILFHVNISKNTDITSIFWNHNKKMLAIDKPEQFKVINSRFLNRVASQQPSFSLRLSNLTEDDNGIYEAEIYTNGPTIHRTFKLQVSAECHTCGVQSTKCNILLVIILGILGVFFNR from the exons ATGGTGCTGCTCCTTCTTTTTCTGATACCGGCATGGG GTGTCTTCCTAGACAGACCTACACTGTCAGCAAAATTTGGTGGCTCCATCTTGTTCCACGTCAACATATCAAAGAATACTGACATAACCAGTATATTTTGGAACCACAACAAGAAAATGTTGGCCATTGACAAGCCAGAACAATTTAAAGTCATCAACAGCAGGTTTCTCAACCGGGTGGCTTCCCAACAGCCCAGTTTTTCTTTAAGGTTGAGTAATCTGACTGAAGACGACAATGGGATTTACGAAGCTGAAATATACACTAATGGGCCGACTATCCATAGAACCTTCAAACTACAAGTGAGCG cagAATGCCACACATGTGGGGTCCAGTCGACGAAGTGTAACATTCTGCTGGTCATCATCCTGGGAATTCTTGGCGTCTTCTTCAACCGCTGA
- the LOC142257710 gene encoding T-lymphocyte surface antigen Ly-9-like isoform X3 produces MAELRGVFLDRPTLSAKFGGSILFHVNISKNTDITSIFWNHNKKMLAIDKPEQFKVINSRFLNRVASQQPSFSLRLSNLTEDDNGIYEAEIYTNGPTIHRTFKLQVSAECHTCGVQSTKCNILLVIILGILGVFFNR; encoded by the exons ATGGCTGAACTCAGAG GTGTCTTCCTAGACAGACCTACACTGTCAGCAAAATTTGGTGGCTCCATCTTGTTCCACGTCAACATATCAAAGAATACTGACATAACCAGTATATTTTGGAACCACAACAAGAAAATGTTGGCCATTGACAAGCCAGAACAATTTAAAGTCATCAACAGCAGGTTTCTCAACCGGGTGGCTTCCCAACAGCCCAGTTTTTCTTTAAGGTTGAGTAATCTGACTGAAGACGACAATGGGATTTACGAAGCTGAAATATACACTAATGGGCCGACTATCCATAGAACCTTCAAACTACAAGTGAGCG cagAATGCCACACATGTGGGGTCCAGTCGACGAAGTGTAACATTCTGCTGGTCATCATCCTGGGAATTCTTGGCGTCTTCTTCAACCGCTGA